CGGTCCCAGTGGGGCAGGTAAGGGCACGGCCGCTGTGATGGTGGCTCAGGCTCTGGGTTACCATCTATTGGATAGTGGAGCGCTCTACCGTGTCGTGGCAATTGCGGCTGAGAAGCGCGGGGTGAGTCCTACAGACGAAGCAGCGGTAGCTGACATCGCGAATACCATGCGCCTTGACTTTGCAGTAGGTGGAGCGGACGAACCAGTTCAGGTGCTACTTGAGGGCGAAAATATCACTCATGAAGTTCGCCTTGAGTCCACCGGGGCGAAAGCATCCGTGGTTGCTCCCTTGAAGGCCGTGCGCGCGGCGCTACTAGATTATCAACGTCATTTCGTTAAGGCGCCTGGATTGGTTGCTGACGGGCGGGATATGGGGACGGTTGTTTTCCCCGAGAGCCCCTACAAGATATTCCTGACCGCTAGTGCGGAAGAGCGTGCCGATAGGCGCTTTAAACAGTTGAAAAATAAAGGCGTTAATGTTAGCCTTGCCGCCGTTTTAGAGGATATCCGAATTCGCGATGATCGTGATATGAATCGTGCGACTGCGCCACTAAAGGCCGCCGACGATGCATTGACCATCGATTCAACGTCTCTTTCAATCAAAGAGGTTGTTGATTCAATCGTAGCGTTCGTCCGTTCTCGTTAATTTAACTGTTTTATTTCAGTTGTGGCAGGTGCCCTCGTAGCGCCGCTACAATTTTTACTAACCGGACCTTGCAGCGAGGTGCAAGGAAGGGCTAATAACAGCCCGTACAACTATCGTAGGTATACGAATGAGCGAAAATTTCGCTGAGCTTTTTGAAGCGAGCTTGAACGAAGTCAACATGGAACCAGGTTCAATTATCACTGGTGAAATCGTTGCAATTGATAACGACTGGGTAACTGTACACGCTGGCCTTAAGTCAGAAGGTGTCATCCCAAAGAGCCAATTCCTAAACGAAGCAGGTGAATTCACCGCTGTTGTTGGCGAATCAGTTCAAGTCGCATTGGAAGCAGTAGAAGATGGTTGGGGTGAAACCCGTCTATCACGTGAGAAAGCTAAGCGCGCAGAAGCTTGGACTACTCTTGAAGCTGCTTTCGAAGCAAACGAAGTCGTTAAAGGTGTTATTAACGGCAAGGTTAAAGGTGGTTTCACTGTTGACCTAAACTCAATCCGTGCTTTCTTACCTGGTTCTTTGGTAGACGTTCGCCCAGTTCGCGAAACGACTCACCTAGAAGGTAAAGAGCTTGAGTTTAAAGTAATTAAGCTTGATCAGAAGCGTAACAACGTTGTTGTTTCACGTCGTGCTGTGCTAGAAAGTTCTAACAGCGAAGAGCGTGAAGAGCTACTTGCTTCACTTCAGGAAGGTATGGCTGTTAAAGGTATCGTTAAGAACCTTACCGATTACGGTGCTTTCGTTGATCTAGGCGGCGTTGACGGTCTACTACACATCACTGATATGGCTTGGAAGCGCATTAA
The DNA window shown above is from Umboniibacter marinipuniceus and carries:
- the cmk gene encoding (d)CMP kinase, which codes for MAEFPVVCIDGPSGAGKGTAAVMVAQALGYHLLDSGALYRVVAIAAEKRGVSPTDEAAVADIANTMRLDFAVGGADEPVQVLLEGENITHEVRLESTGAKASVVAPLKAVRAALLDYQRHFVKAPGLVADGRDMGTVVFPESPYKIFLTASAEERADRRFKQLKNKGVNVSLAAVLEDIRIRDDRDMNRATAPLKAADDALTIDSTSLSIKEVVDSIVAFVRSR